In the Pithys albifrons albifrons isolate INPA30051 chromosome 31, PitAlb_v1, whole genome shotgun sequence genome, one interval contains:
- the LOC139684035 gene encoding olfactory receptor 14A16-like has translation MSNSSSISHFLLLPLADTRQLQLLHLWLFLGISLAALLGNGLIISAVASDHHLHTPMHFFLLNLSLIDLGSICTTVPKAMHNSLWDTRTISYMGCAAQVFFFLSFIVTEYSLLTIMCYDRYVAICKPLHYGTLLGSRACAHMAAAAWASGFLTALLHTVNTFSLPLCQGNALGQFFCEIPQILKLSCSYSDLRKLGLLVLNACLGFACFVYIIFSYVQIFRAVLRIPSEQGRHKAFSTCLPHLAVVSLFLSTSFFAYLKPPSISSLSLDLVVAVLYSVVPPAMNPLIYSLRNKELKNALWKLMIGHNSEAKTA, from the coding sequence atgtccaacagcagctccatcagccacttcctcctcctgccattggcagacacgcggcagctgcagctcctgcacttgtggctcttcctgggcatctccctggctgccctcctgggcaacggcctcatcatcagcgccgtagcctctgaccaccacctgcacacccccatgcacttcttcctgctcaacctgtccctcatagacctgggctccatctgcaccactgtccccaaagccatgcacaactccctctgggacaccaggaccatctcctacatgggatgtgctgcacaggtctttttttttctctccttcatcGTAACAGAGtattccctcctcaccatcatgtgctacgaccgctacgttgccatctgcaaacccctgcactacgggaccctcctgggcagcagagcttgtgcccacatggcagcagctgcctgggccagtgggtttctcactgctctgctgcacacagtcaatacattttccctgcccctgtgccagggcaatgccctgggccagttcttctgtgaaatcccccagattctcaagctctcctgctcataTTCTGATCTTAGGAAACTTGGTCTTCTTGTGCTTAATGCCTGTTTAggatttgcttgttttgtttatattattttctcctatgtgcagatcttcagggctgtgctgaggatcccctctgagcagggaaggcacaaagccttttccacgtgcctccctcacctggctgtggtctccctgtttctcagcacatcattttttgcctacctgaagcctcctTCCATCTCCTCCCTATCCCTTGATCTTGTGGTGGCAGTTCTTTATTCAGTGGTACCTCCAGCCatgaaccccctcatctacagcctgagaaacAAGGAACTTAAGAATGCCCTTTGGAAACTAATGATTGGACACAATTCAGAAGCAAAAACTGCCTGA